A genome region from Halorussus pelagicus includes the following:
- a CDS encoding undecaprenyl diphosphate synthase family protein — MGVYDRYLAARLRRHDADPPDHVAVVITERDLLEQGAYATLEAFFEWAFDYGAERVTVYVSVLDPEAAPTLRRELEGVSVPRRLAVRGPDDTQRADAPIQVSIGLGGKHEFAGAVQKIAEDVQEGELAAERIDESEVEQHLVFPENPDLVLKTGAERLSDFMIWQSVYSELYFTDVNWRDFRKREYLRALLDYKNRQRRFGR, encoded by the coding sequence CGCCTCCGCAGACACGACGCTGACCCGCCCGACCACGTCGCGGTCGTCATCACCGAGCGCGACCTGCTGGAGCAGGGCGCGTACGCGACGCTGGAAGCCTTCTTCGAGTGGGCGTTCGACTACGGTGCCGAGCGCGTGACCGTGTACGTTAGCGTCCTCGACCCCGAGGCCGCCCCGACGTTGCGGCGCGAACTCGAAGGGGTGTCGGTCCCGCGCCGGTTGGCGGTCCGCGGACCTGACGACACCCAGCGCGCCGACGCGCCGATTCAGGTCTCCATCGGCTTGGGCGGCAAACACGAGTTCGCTGGCGCGGTTCAGAAAATCGCCGAGGACGTGCAGGAGGGCGAACTGGCCGCCGAACGCATCGACGAGTCCGAGGTCGAACAGCACCTCGTCTTCCCCGAGAACCCGGACTTGGTGCTGAAGACCGGCGCGGAACGCCTCTCGGACTTCATGATTTGGCAGTCGGTCTACTCCGAACTCTACTTCACCGACGTGAACTGGCGGGACTTCCGGAAGCGCGAGTATCTGCGCGCGCTGTTGGACTACAAGAATCGCCAGCGGCGCTTCGGTCGATGA